In the genome of Actinomycetota bacterium, one region contains:
- the malQ gene encoding 4-alpha-glucanotransferase — MQARATVRELARLWGVQESYRDTEGRIRKASDEALVAVAAALGAPIPEAGATTREVEAAMGARRREIWRQVVEPVLVARDGVLASVLLRVAQREASGTARFAITPEDGPVISVAGDLDVRHLSAMAGVDGAVHIQIQVPVRLRLPTGYHRLEVSAAGLSGSALIISAPSRAPSGHGDRLWGVFAPLYALHSAHSIGLGDLGDLHDLLEFIGGLGGSLVATLPLLATFLDEPLEPSPYSPVSRLFWNEAYLDLRAVPEVAASDAARAALEEAQRRFGIPDGPDPGWVDYRAVAAAKRGVLEVALRSQGGTDGRRRGALEALAASRPALDAYATFRAACEHFRSPWPCWPGEAAAGRLGPGEVPPEARAYHRVAQLLTEEQIGGAVAGTGAALLFDLPLGGHPAGYDVWAHQDLFLRGLTTGAPPDALNRGGQDWGNPPLHPDRLRSTGYAYPIACVRHLLAHSGALRIDHVMGLHRAYVLPRRDLAGDGAYLRYHPDEAYAILCLEAHRARGGAGALLVGEDLGTVPDYVRRAMASRGILRCYVGQFATEEEGIAGPGLRPVPAETFATLNTHDVASFAAWWHGDDIDQARDLGLFTPEQAAGQATERSAAKAAVVVALRRAGLLEGGDDPASGEAVFDAWVAWLGRSPGRAVALALEDLWGERSPQNIPGTTSEYPNWQRRAAHSMESIRCMPMVVGRLQAIDRARRDGMQP; from the coding sequence GTGCAGGCCCGGGCCACGGTGCGCGAGTTGGCCCGGCTGTGGGGCGTTCAGGAGAGTTACCGGGACACCGAGGGGCGCATCCGCAAGGCCTCGGACGAGGCGCTGGTGGCGGTCGCCGCCGCCTTGGGCGCGCCGATCCCGGAGGCGGGAGCCACCACCCGGGAGGTCGAGGCCGCGATGGGCGCCCGGCGGCGCGAGATCTGGCGCCAGGTGGTCGAGCCGGTACTCGTCGCACGCGACGGGGTGCTGGCGTCGGTGCTCCTGCGGGTAGCGCAGCGGGAGGCGTCGGGCACCGCCCGGTTCGCCATCACGCCCGAGGACGGCCCGGTGATCTCGGTCGCCGGGGACCTCGACGTCCGGCACCTGAGCGCCATGGCCGGGGTGGACGGGGCCGTGCACATCCAGATCCAGGTCCCGGTACGGCTCCGCCTGCCGACGGGCTACCACCGGCTCGAGGTCTCGGCCGCCGGGCTCTCCGGCTCCGCCCTGATCATCTCGGCCCCGTCGCGGGCCCCCTCCGGCCACGGCGACCGCCTGTGGGGCGTGTTCGCCCCGCTCTACGCCCTGCACTCCGCCCACTCCATCGGGCTGGGCGACCTGGGCGACCTGCACGACCTCCTGGAGTTCATCGGTGGGCTCGGGGGGTCGCTGGTGGCCACGCTGCCGCTCCTCGCCACATTCCTGGACGAGCCGCTGGAGCCGAGCCCCTACTCGCCGGTCTCGCGCCTGTTCTGGAACGAGGCCTACCTCGACCTGCGGGCGGTGCCCGAGGTGGCGGCGTCGGATGCCGCCCGGGCCGCGCTGGAGGAAGCGCAGCGGCGCTTCGGGATCCCCGACGGCCCCGACCCCGGGTGGGTGGACTACCGGGCGGTCGCCGCTGCGAAGCGGGGGGTGCTCGAGGTGGCACTGCGGTCGCAGGGCGGGACGGACGGGCGCCGCCGGGGCGCCCTCGAGGCCCTGGCGGCTTCCCGGCCGGCCCTCGACGCCTACGCCACCTTCCGGGCCGCCTGCGAGCACTTCCGGTCGCCGTGGCCGTGCTGGCCGGGCGAGGCCGCAGCGGGCCGGCTCGGGCCCGGCGAGGTGCCACCCGAGGCCCGGGCGTACCACCGCGTCGCCCAGCTCCTGACCGAGGAGCAGATCGGGGGGGCGGTGGCCGGCACCGGGGCGGCGCTGCTCTTCGACCTGCCCCTGGGCGGCCACCCGGCCGGGTACGACGTGTGGGCGCACCAGGACCTGTTCCTGCGGGGCCTCACCACCGGTGCGCCCCCCGACGCCCTCAACCGGGGCGGCCAGGACTGGGGCAACCCGCCGCTGCACCCCGACCGGCTGCGCTCGACCGGGTACGCCTACCCCATCGCCTGCGTCCGCCACCTGCTGGCCCACAGCGGGGCGCTCCGCATCGACCACGTGATGGGCCTGCACCGGGCCTACGTCCTCCCCCGGCGGGACCTGGCGGGCGACGGGGCGTACCTGCGCTACCACCCAGACGAGGCGTATGCCATCCTCTGCCTCGAAGCCCACCGGGCGCGCGGGGGGGCCGGGGCGCTCCTGGTGGGCGAAGACCTGGGCACCGTGCCCGACTACGTGCGCCGGGCGATGGCCTCCCGGGGGATCCTGCGCTGCTATGTCGGGCAGTTCGCCACCGAGGAGGAGGGCATCGCCGGGCCGGGCCTGCGCCCGGTGCCCGCCGAGACCTTCGCCACCCTGAACACCCACGACGTGGCCTCGTTCGCCGCCTGGTGGCATGGCGACGACATCGACCAGGCCCGTGATCTGGGGCTCTTCACGCCCGAGCAGGCGGCTGGCCAGGCGACGGAGCGCTCAGCGGCGAAGGCGGCGGTGGTGGTGGCGCTGCGCCGGGCCGGCCTGCTCGAGGGCGGCGATGATCCGGCGTCTGGGGAGGCCGTGTTCGACGCCTGGGTGGCGTGGCTGGGGCGCTCGCCCGGCCGGGCCGTGGCGCTGGCCCTGGAAGATTTGTGGGGCGAACGCAGCCCGCAGAACATCCCGGGGACGACGAGCGAATACCCCAACTGGCAGCGACGTGCGGCCCATTCGATGGAGTCGATCCGTTGTATGCCCATGGTAGTGGGTAGGCTGCAAGCTATAGACCGCGCACGCCGAGATGGGATGCAACCATGA
- the treS gene encoding maltose alpha-D-glucosyltransferase, with translation MPALRTVPPGSASGNPLWYKDAIIYEVPVRAFADSDGDGIGDFRGLTSKLDYLENLGVTAIWLLPFYPSPLRDDGYDISDYLDIHPAYGTLRDFKTFLREARWRGLKVITELVLNHTSDQHPWFQRARRAAPGSRERDFYVWSDTPDRYADTRIIFKDTETSNWSWDPVAGAYYWHRFFSHQPDLNYDNPEVRRAMFSVVDFWLEMGVDGLRLDAVPYLIEREGTSCENLPETHAYLRDLRRHVDAHYKDRMLLAEANQWPEDAGAYFGGDDECHMAFHFPLMPRLFMSIRMEDRFPVLDILGQTPAIPPSAQWAVFLRNHDELTLEMVTDEERDYMYRVYAHDPQARINVGIRRRLAPLLSGDRKTIELMNGLLFSMPGTPVAYYGDEIGMGDNIYLGDRNGVRTPMQWSGDRNAGFSRANPQSLYLPVVIDPEYHAQAVNVESQLNNSSSLLWWTKRLINLRRRYRAFGRGSLEFLYPENHKVLAYTRTLRDEDGSEEVILVVANLSRFMQYVELDLGGYRGRQPVELFGQTKMPGVGDHAYPLTLGPHAFYWFALEAPLPTDRDTSRETPLPVIAVPGPWEDIFSRRTRAALEAVLPDYLMGRRWFGAKALTIASAQVIDAIPVPLAGAGGAAGTAGPGSNGERASRGPAKGAAPIAGMLTLVQVEYVEGDAQVYCMPLAATPAQRSDDHRRAVAETAVARLRTADGDWMLYDALWDKEFSSALLGVVARHRNLPGQVGRLLASATKAFRPAVGKNMAALEPVPLAVEQSNSSVIFGDKLFFKLFRRLEEGVNPDLEVGRFLTEGPGFEHVPAVLGALEYRRGRSEPMTMGILQPLVANSGDAWHYTLDSLGRFFEEAIVRHPEIGEPPIPEGLSVFGAAGLDPPQLARETMADYLERARLLGRRTAELHLALASNDADPAFAPEPITAFYQRSIYQSLRATTVQNFRLLRSRRDRIPEAVQILDLESEVVKRLQRVMEPKIAASRIRIHGDYHLGQVLYTGKDFNIIDFEGEPARPLSERRIKRSPLQDVAGMLRSMHYAAYSSLYGRLAGIAAGQDTSVLEHWVRFWYVWAAGSFLGAYLKVAGGADFIPVQPADTETLLHTFLLGKAMYEVGYEANNRPAWIKIPIQGVLALLEEE, from the coding sequence GTGCCGGCCCTAAGGACGGTCCCGCCCGGGTCGGCCAGCGGCAACCCGCTCTGGTACAAGGACGCCATCATCTATGAGGTGCCGGTCAGGGCGTTCGCCGACAGCGACGGCGACGGCATCGGGGACTTCCGGGGGCTGACCTCCAAGCTCGACTACCTGGAGAACCTCGGGGTCACGGCGATCTGGCTCCTGCCGTTCTATCCCTCGCCCCTGCGCGACGACGGCTACGACATCAGCGACTACCTCGACATCCACCCGGCGTACGGGACCCTCCGGGACTTCAAGACCTTCCTCCGGGAGGCCCGGTGGCGGGGCCTGAAGGTGATCACCGAGCTGGTGCTCAACCACACCTCCGACCAGCATCCCTGGTTCCAGCGCGCCCGGCGGGCGGCGCCCGGCAGCCGGGAGCGGGACTTCTACGTGTGGAGCGACACCCCTGACCGCTACGCCGACACCCGGATCATCTTCAAGGACACCGAGACCTCGAACTGGTCCTGGGACCCCGTCGCCGGCGCCTATTACTGGCACCGCTTCTTCTCCCACCAGCCCGACCTGAACTACGACAACCCCGAGGTGCGCCGGGCGATGTTCTCGGTGGTGGACTTCTGGCTGGAGATGGGGGTGGACGGGCTGCGCCTCGACGCGGTGCCCTACCTTATCGAGCGGGAGGGGACCAGCTGCGAGAACCTGCCCGAGACCCACGCCTACCTGCGCGACCTGCGCCGCCACGTGGACGCCCACTACAAGGACCGCATGCTGCTGGCCGAGGCCAACCAGTGGCCGGAGGACGCCGGGGCCTACTTCGGCGGCGACGACGAGTGCCACATGGCGTTCCACTTCCCGCTGATGCCCCGGCTGTTCATGTCGATCCGCATGGAGGACCGCTTCCCGGTGCTCGACATCCTGGGCCAGACCCCCGCCATCCCACCCTCGGCGCAGTGGGCCGTGTTCCTGCGCAACCACGACGAGCTCACCCTCGAGATGGTGACCGACGAGGAGCGGGACTACATGTACCGGGTCTACGCCCACGACCCGCAGGCCCGGATCAACGTCGGCATCCGGCGCCGGCTGGCGCCCCTTTTGAGCGGCGACCGCAAGACCATCGAGCTGATGAACGGCCTGCTGTTCTCCATGCCGGGCACGCCGGTGGCCTACTACGGCGACGAGATCGGCATGGGCGACAACATCTACCTGGGCGACCGCAACGGGGTGCGCACCCCGATGCAGTGGAGCGGCGACCGCAACGCCGGCTTCTCCCGGGCGAACCCCCAGAGCCTCTACCTGCCGGTGGTGATCGACCCCGAGTACCACGCCCAGGCGGTCAACGTCGAGAGCCAGCTCAACAACTCCAGCTCGCTGTTGTGGTGGACCAAACGCCTCATCAACCTGCGCCGCCGGTACCGGGCCTTCGGGCGGGGATCGCTCGAGTTCCTGTACCCGGAGAATCACAAGGTGCTGGCGTACACCCGCACCCTCCGGGACGAGGACGGCTCCGAGGAGGTGATCCTGGTGGTCGCCAACCTCTCGCGGTTCATGCAGTACGTGGAGCTCGACCTGGGGGGCTACCGGGGACGCCAGCCCGTGGAGCTGTTCGGCCAGACCAAGATGCCGGGCGTCGGCGACCACGCCTACCCGCTCACCCTCGGCCCGCACGCCTTCTACTGGTTCGCCCTCGAGGCGCCGCTGCCCACCGACCGGGACACCAGCCGGGAGACACCGCTGCCGGTCATCGCGGTGCCCGGGCCGTGGGAGGACATCTTCAGCCGGCGGACGAGGGCGGCGCTGGAGGCGGTCCTGCCCGACTACCTCATGGGGCGGCGCTGGTTCGGGGCCAAGGCGCTCACCATCGCCTCGGCGCAGGTGATCGATGCCATCCCCGTGCCCCTTGCCGGCGCCGGCGGCGCTGCGGGCACCGCCGGCCCGGGGAGCAACGGTGAGCGGGCATCCCGGGGGCCGGCGAAGGGCGCAGCCCCCATTGCCGGGATGCTGACCCTGGTCCAGGTGGAATACGTCGAAGGCGACGCGCAGGTCTACTGCATGCCCCTGGCGGCGACGCCCGCCCAGCGCAGCGACGACCACCGCCGGGCGGTGGCGGAGACCGCGGTCGCCCGCCTGCGCACCGCCGATGGCGATTGGATGCTGTACGACGCGTTGTGGGACAAGGAATTCTCCTCGGCGCTGCTGGGCGTGGTGGCCCGCCACCGCAACCTGCCCGGCCAGGTCGGCCGCCTGCTGGCCTCCGCCACCAAGGCGTTCCGCCCGGCGGTGGGCAAGAACATGGCCGCCCTCGAGCCCGTGCCCTTGGCCGTCGAGCAGTCCAACAGCTCGGTGATCTTCGGCGACAAACTCTTCTTCAAGCTGTTCCGCCGCCTGGAGGAGGGCGTCAACCCGGACCTCGAGGTGGGCCGGTTCCTCACCGAGGGTCCGGGCTTCGAGCACGTCCCGGCGGTCCTCGGGGCGCTGGAGTACCGCCGGGGGCGCTCCGAGCCGATGACCATGGGCATCCTGCAGCCGCTGGTGGCCAACAGCGGCGACGCCTGGCACTACACGCTGGACTCCCTCGGCCGGTTCTTCGAGGAGGCCATCGTCCGGCACCCCGAGATCGGCGAACCTCCCATCCCCGAGGGCCTCTCGGTGTTCGGCGCCGCCGGCCTGGATCCCCCCCAGCTGGCCCGGGAGACCATGGCCGACTACCTGGAGCGGGCCCGCCTGCTGGGCCGGCGCACCGCCGAGCTGCACCTGGCCCTGGCGTCCAACGACGCCGACCCGGCCTTCGCCCCGGAGCCGATCACCGCCTTCTACCAGCGCTCGATCTACCAGTCGCTGCGGGCGACCACGGTGCAGAACTTCCGGCTGCTGCGCTCCCGGCGGGACCGCATCCCGGAGGCGGTGCAGATCCTCGACCTGGAGAGCGAGGTCGTGAAACGGCTCCAGCGGGTGATGGAGCCGAAGATCGCCGCCAGCCGGATCCGCATCCACGGCGACTACCACCTGGGCCAGGTCCTCTACACCGGCAAGGACTTCAACATCATCGACTTCGAGGGCGAACCCGCCCGCCCGCTGTCCGAACGCCGGATCAAGCGCTCGCCGCTGCAGGACGTCGCCGGGATGCTGCGCTCGATGCACTACGCGGCGTACAGCTCGCTGTACGGGCGGCTGGCAGGGATCGCGGCCGGCCAGGACACCTCCGTGCTGGAGCACTGGGTGCGCTTCTGGTACGTGTGGGCGGCGGGGTCGTTCCTGGGCGCCTACCTGAAGGTGGCGGGCGGCGCCGACTTCATCCCGGTGCAGCCCGCCGACACCGAGACGCTGCTGCACACCTTCCTGCTGGGCAAGGCGATGTACGAGGTCGGCTACGAGGCGAACAACCGGCCGGCCTGGATCAAGATCCCCATCCAGGGCGTGCTGGCACTCCTCGAGGAGGAGTAG
- a CDS encoding maltotransferase domain-containing protein, with translation MSIDQDGRRRVVIEGLSPAVDCGQFPAKRIAGKPVVVTADVFADGHDELVADMAWRREDGGTGARAGGEVVMEALGNDRWAATFLPEAPGRYQYRITGWIDRFATWRRGFRKKLDAGISPADLSVELLIGADLVDAAAKRAVNLPAGGPPRGARKTGRAGRVPEAEQLRAYVERLSEEPDADPEAAFEDDLAALMAAYPDTELAVSTAPYPVVVDRPRAGFSAWYELFPRSTSADPRRHGTFADVEARLPYVAGMGFDVLYLPPIHPIGTTHRKGVNNNPQARPSDPGSPWAIGGKKGGHTAVHPDLGTLADFDHLVAATERFGMEIALDFAIQCSPDHPWVKEHPEWFRRRPDGTLQYAENPPKKYEDIYPVDFESESWEELWEALAEVVEFWIGHGVKIFRVDNPHTKAFAFWDWLISRVHADHPDVLFLAEAFTRPRVMQRLAKLGFTQSYTYFTWRTTKAELTEYATEVFSPPLSDYFRANFWPNTPDILAVQLQSGGRAGFIARLVLAACLSPSFGIYGPAFELGERTPIAPGSEEYAHSEKYEIRTWDLARMDSLSELVAQVNRARRQHPALQGPPPVFETIDNDQLIAWSKVSEDGTDVVIVVVNLDPVYAQSGWLTLDLEPLGLPVDAPYVVEDLLTGSRFPWSGPTNFIRLDPIALPAHILAVRPPARPADEP, from the coding sequence ATGAGCATCGACCAGGACGGCCGGCGGCGCGTGGTCATCGAGGGGCTGTCCCCTGCGGTGGACTGCGGGCAGTTCCCGGCGAAGCGGATCGCAGGCAAGCCTGTGGTGGTCACCGCCGACGTCTTCGCCGACGGCCACGACGAGCTGGTTGCGGACATGGCGTGGCGCCGGGAGGATGGCGGGACGGGGGCCCGGGCGGGCGGCGAGGTGGTCATGGAGGCCCTGGGCAACGACCGGTGGGCGGCGACGTTCCTCCCCGAGGCGCCCGGGCGCTACCAGTACAGGATCACGGGCTGGATCGACCGCTTCGCCACCTGGCGGCGGGGCTTCCGCAAGAAGCTGGACGCCGGGATATCGCCGGCGGACCTGTCGGTGGAGCTGCTGATCGGGGCCGACCTGGTCGACGCCGCCGCCAAGCGGGCGGTCAACCTGCCGGCGGGCGGCCCGCCGCGGGGGGCGCGCAAGACCGGGCGGGCGGGGCGCGTACCGGAGGCCGAGCAGCTGCGGGCCTATGTCGAGCGGCTGAGCGAGGAGCCTGACGCCGACCCCGAGGCAGCCTTCGAGGACGATCTCGCCGCCCTGATGGCCGCCTACCCGGACACCGAGCTGGCGGTCTCCACGGCGCCGTACCCGGTGGTGGTCGACCGGCCGAGGGCGGGCTTCAGCGCGTGGTACGAGCTGTTCCCCCGCTCGACGTCCGCCGATCCGCGCCGCCACGGCACCTTCGCCGACGTGGAGGCCCGACTGCCCTACGTCGCCGGGATGGGCTTCGATGTGCTCTACCTGCCGCCGATCCACCCCATCGGCACGACGCACCGCAAGGGGGTGAACAACAACCCGCAAGCGCGCCCGTCCGACCCGGGGAGCCCGTGGGCCATCGGCGGGAAGAAGGGTGGCCACACCGCCGTGCACCCGGATCTCGGGACCCTGGCGGACTTCGACCACCTGGTCGCCGCCACCGAGCGGTTCGGGATGGAGATCGCCCTGGACTTCGCCATCCAGTGCTCGCCTGACCACCCGTGGGTCAAGGAGCACCCGGAATGGTTCCGGCGCCGGCCGGACGGCACGCTGCAGTACGCCGAGAACCCACCCAAGAAGTACGAGGACATCTACCCCGTCGACTTCGAGTCCGAGTCCTGGGAGGAGCTCTGGGAGGCCCTGGCCGAGGTGGTCGAGTTCTGGATCGGCCACGGGGTGAAGATCTTCCGGGTGGACAACCCGCACACCAAGGCGTTCGCCTTCTGGGACTGGCTGATCAGCCGGGTGCACGCCGACCACCCCGATGTCCTCTTCCTGGCCGAGGCCTTCACCCGGCCCCGGGTGATGCAGCGCCTGGCGAAGCTGGGCTTCACCCAGTCCTACACCTACTTCACCTGGCGCACCACCAAGGCGGAGCTGACCGAGTACGCCACCGAGGTCTTCTCGCCGCCGCTGTCGGACTACTTCCGGGCCAACTTCTGGCCCAACACGCCCGACATCCTGGCGGTGCAGCTGCAGTCCGGCGGGCGGGCGGGCTTCATCGCCCGGCTGGTGCTGGCCGCCTGCCTGTCGCCCTCGTTCGGCATCTACGGCCCGGCCTTCGAGCTGGGCGAGCGGACCCCGATCGCGCCCGGCTCGGAAGAGTACGCGCACTCGGAGAAGTACGAGATCCGCACCTGGGACCTCGCCCGGATGGACAGCCTGAGCGAGCTGGTGGCCCAGGTGAACCGGGCACGCCGCCAGCACCCCGCCCTGCAGGGGCCGCCGCCGGTTTTCGAGACCATCGACAACGACCAGCTCATCGCCTGGTCGAAGGTGAGCGAGGACGGCACCGACGTCGTCATCGTGGTGGTCAACCTGGACCCGGTCTACGCCCAGAGCGGCTGGCTCACCCTGGACCTGGAGCCGCTCGGCCTCCCGGTGGATGCGCCCTACGTGGTGGAGGACCTGCTGACCGGGTCCCGCTTCCCCTGGAGCGGCCCCACCAACTTCATCCGCCTCGACCCCATCGCCCTGCCCGCCCACATCCTGGCCGTCCGCCCACCCGCGCGGCCCGCCGACGAGCCGTGA
- the glgA gene encoding glycogen synthase: MKVALMTREYPPEVYGGAGVHVAHLAAELARHIAVEVRCFGQPREPGPPGSPEVRAFGVPNAGPDAPENLATLETVMVNLAMAAGLGGVDILHSHTWYANLGGHAGKLLNGIPHVMTSHSLEPKRTWKAEQLGAGGYALSSFCERTAIESADAVIAVSAQMRRDILECYPMVAPETVRVIHNGVNASEYRPDPGTAILEAHGIDPAQPSVVFVGRITRQKGITHLLDAAAELDPAAQLVLCASAPDTPAIAAETEAKVADLQAQRPGVIWLSDVLESAAIIQVLSHATVFCCPSIYEPLGIVNLEAMACEVPVVATATGGIPEVVEDGVTGLLVPYRPAADGQGPEDPVAFAKELAHRINEVLADPARAAEMGRAGRRRVIEHFTWKVAGRKTIALYESLIG; the protein is encoded by the coding sequence ATGAAGGTTGCTCTGATGACCCGGGAGTACCCGCCCGAGGTCTACGGCGGGGCGGGCGTGCACGTGGCCCACCTGGCCGCCGAGCTCGCCCGGCACATCGCGGTCGAGGTCCGGTGCTTCGGCCAGCCCCGGGAGCCGGGCCCGCCGGGGAGCCCCGAGGTGCGCGCCTTCGGCGTCCCGAACGCCGGACCCGATGCGCCGGAGAACCTCGCCACACTGGAGACCGTCATGGTCAACCTGGCCATGGCTGCCGGCCTCGGCGGTGTCGACATCCTTCACAGCCACACCTGGTACGCCAACCTCGGGGGCCACGCCGGGAAGCTGCTCAACGGCATTCCGCACGTGATGACCAGTCACAGCCTGGAGCCAAAGCGCACCTGGAAGGCGGAGCAGCTGGGCGCCGGCGGCTACGCCCTGTCCAGCTTCTGCGAGCGCACCGCCATCGAGTCGGCGGACGCGGTGATCGCGGTCTCCGCCCAGATGCGCCGGGACATCCTCGAGTGCTACCCGATGGTGGCACCCGAGACCGTCCGGGTGATCCACAACGGGGTGAACGCCTCCGAGTACCGGCCGGACCCGGGCACCGCCATCCTCGAGGCGCACGGCATTGACCCGGCCCAGCCCAGCGTGGTGTTCGTGGGCCGCATCACCCGCCAGAAGGGCATCACCCACCTCCTGGACGCCGCCGCCGAGCTCGACCCCGCTGCTCAGCTCGTCCTCTGCGCCAGTGCCCCGGACACCCCGGCGATCGCCGCCGAGACCGAGGCCAAGGTGGCCGACCTGCAGGCCCAGCGGCCCGGCGTCATCTGGCTGTCCGACGTCCTGGAGAGCGCCGCGATCATCCAGGTCCTCAGCCACGCCACCGTCTTCTGCTGCCCGTCGATCTACGAGCCGCTCGGCATCGTCAACCTCGAGGCCATGGCGTGCGAGGTCCCCGTGGTGGCCACCGCCACCGGCGGCATCCCCGAGGTCGTCGAGGACGGCGTCACCGGGCTGCTGGTCCCCTACCGGCCCGCCGCCGACGGGCAGGGGCCGGAGGACCCGGTCGCCTTCGCCAAGGAGCTGGCGCACCGGATCAATGAGGTGCTGGCCGACCCCGCCCGGGCGGCCGAGATGGGCCGGGCGGGCCGCCGCCGGGTGATCGAGCATTTCACCTGGAAGGTAGCGGGCCGCAAGACCATTGCGCTGTACGAGTCGCTGATCGGGTGA
- a CDS encoding type IV toxin-antitoxin system AbiEi family antitoxin domain-containing protein codes for MNTGVQQAIQRRAELQHGLITRPQALARGMKSADIQRHVARGHWVVAGRGVYRVGGAPRTYEQSVQAATLAVRGSVACLRSAAWLYKLPIGLDDDFEEIEIAIVQRTRERSIKHLTVFRVEALDLADRSRPLGVPATSISRTVLDLPEVLDQKVAGKVLDHVLARKRTTLDYLGKRLAALAAVGADRGLAAALLAERQGRRHHPDSWYQARLVELVRRLGLEGWLEEHEVVLPNGKRRRLDLAFVLLFLGIEVVSYLHHSQLVEWAADQARNNELVGLGWWILYITTYDIEHDPDGVAQQILAAVARLTALRNKIADDAG; via the coding sequence GTGAACACCGGAGTCCAGCAGGCGATCCAGAGGCGGGCCGAGTTGCAGCACGGCCTGATCACCCGGCCCCAGGCCCTCGCTCGGGGGATGAAGAGCGCCGACATCCAGCGCCACGTCGCCCGGGGGCACTGGGTGGTAGCCGGCCGGGGGGTCTACCGGGTGGGCGGCGCCCCCCGCACGTACGAGCAGTCGGTGCAGGCGGCCACACTCGCCGTGCGGGGGTCGGTCGCGTGCCTGCGGAGCGCCGCTTGGCTCTATAAGCTGCCCATCGGATTGGATGATGACTTCGAGGAAATCGAGATCGCAATCGTCCAGCGCACGCGGGAGCGCAGCATCAAGCACCTGACCGTTTTCCGGGTGGAAGCCCTTGATCTCGCCGATCGCTCCCGGCCGTTGGGGGTGCCGGCCACCTCGATCTCCCGGACGGTGCTCGACCTCCCCGAGGTGCTGGACCAGAAGGTGGCGGGGAAGGTCCTTGACCACGTCCTCGCCCGGAAACGCACCACCCTCGACTACCTGGGCAAGCGGCTCGCAGCCCTGGCGGCGGTAGGGGCGGACCGGGGGCTTGCCGCCGCGCTGCTCGCCGAGCGGCAGGGGCGCAGGCACCATCCGGACAGCTGGTACCAGGCCCGCCTGGTGGAGCTTGTCCGGAGGCTCGGGCTGGAGGGCTGGCTCGAAGAGCACGAGGTGGTCCTGCCCAACGGGAAGCGGCGCCGCCTGGACCTCGCCTTCGTCCTGCTCTTCCTGGGGATCGAGGTGGTCAGCTACCTGCACCACTCGCAACTGGTGGAGTGGGCCGCCGACCAGGCCCGCAACAACGAGCTGGTGGGCCTCGGGTGGTGGATCCTCTACATCACGACGTACGACATAGAGCACGACCCCGACGGTGTGGCGCAGCAGATCCTCGCTGCGGTGGCCCGGCTCACCGCCCTCCGGAACAAGATCGCAGACGACGCCGGGTAA